The genomic region GCTACTTCGGTCTCTACCTGCCCGGTAACTTTTACATCAATTCCCCAGCGCTGAAGGTGAACACTGGCCCGGATAGGCTTTAAAATGGGGTAGCAGTCTTTTATCAGGTCACCCCGTTTGTCTTCAAAGGCTATGTCTAACCCTTCAGGGGGAATATCTTCAAATTTAATTTTTAATTCGTCTCTATTCATAGCTTTAACTTTTGTCACAGAACAAATTGAATTCCTTTAGAAGCTTCTAAGAGGAATGATTCTATTTTACTGCAATTTTACTCGAAATAAACCCCTGTAACTTTTTTGTCACGGATGGTTAGGATACCTTTTCGGCAGATTAAGTGATATTTGTGAGGGTTTTGTAAATGTTTCTGTGGAGAAGCCCCGTAAAGGGGCCTCTCGCTAGAATTTATATCTTACATCTACGCTGAATATGTGTGTGTCGCCATCATATTGACCATCTAGATTTCCGTATTCATTTCCAGGCGAGCCTGCCGGTGGCGTAGATGTCTCTTCCATTATGAGATAAGTATAGGCGGCGTCTAATTCCAAGTTGCCCTTCAGGTATCCCACACCGATGTTAAATAGATGGCGATCGCTAGTGGGGAGTTCGGGACCGCGGGTGTAATCATCTATGGGTGAAGGGTCATAAACGTAGCCAAAGCGTAGCTTCCATTGAGGCTTAAGGGCATACTCAGCTCCTAAACGTATGGCCCAGCGATCATGCCAATTTTTTTCATCTACTTTGGTGCCCTCTATTCCAAGGTATGGTAAATATTCGAATTTGTAAGTTAGCTTTTCATACGCAGACCAGCCACTCCAGAGGAGATCAGCACTCAATATCCAGCGGGGAACTATAGTAGTGGCCACGCCAAAAGAAAAAGTGGCCGGTAAAGTGAGAAGTACCTCTCCTTTACCGTTTATGAATTGAGCAGGTAATAGCGTGCTATTATATAAAAATTGAGGATTGGGAGGTACATTTTGATAGGTTACCTTTCCATCTAAATCCAGATCTATTTTGGAACGATAAATAAGGCCAAAAGTGGTATGCTTCCAGGGTTTAAAGGTAAGGGCAGCCAGCCAGCCACTGGCATAATCATCTCCTTCAAGTTTTGATCTAACGTCTCCTGTTGTGGTTAAGAGAGCTTTCTCCATTTCGGCATCGGCGTAAACTAGCTGGGCTCCAACGGCTATTGAAAGCTTGTCATTCAATTTAAAAGAAATACTCGGTACCCAGAAAAAAGTCTTAAGGCTGGTATAATCAGCGTCGTATCTACCTGGCCAATCATTAGGCCAATCAGTTGCAAGCCCATACGGAAGGTTAAAAGAAAAAGAAAGAGAAACTCTATTATTTACCGGAAAAATTCCATAAAAAAATGGCAGAGGATGCACGTGTTTTACCATTTCGTATTCTTCGCCAGATTTATCCTTATAAGTAAAAGAAGGTTTTACCAGCGCCATTCCGGCCAGCATCTCTGGCCCAGAAAAGAAAGCTGCGGCTGAAGGGTTGTACCAGGCAGATTCCACCATGTCGCTTCTGGCAGTAACCGCCGCTCCAAGACCCATTACCCGAGCAGAACCTTCATTAAAAAGCTGAAACCCTGCTCCCCAAGTACAAGTATTGCCCACAGATAACAATAAAATAGCCAAAAACAAACCTAAACTCTTTTTCATAGCCCCTCCTAATTAGGTTTTAGGACTTTTTAAAAGCAAAAATAAAGGCTTTGTCAATAAACCCGATTAGACTTTTGTAATTTAATTTTGCCTGTCCCCCGAAAACCCTAGAAGTTTACTAAAGATTAGATATTAAAAATTTTTTTGAAAGAATTAATTTTTAAGATATTTTTGGGTTGACCTGAGCGTATTTTTACCATAAGAAACTAGAAAGATTCTTAGTCTTCCAAACCAAGAAGATATTATTGTAAAGGAGGGTGTTTATGAACAAGGCCGAATTGGTCAATCGCAT from Thermodesulfatator indicus DSM 15286 harbors:
- a CDS encoding OmpP1/FadL family transporter — protein: MKKSLGLFLAILLLSVGNTCTWGAGFQLFNEGSARVMGLGAAVTARSDMVESAWYNPSAAAFFSGPEMLAGMALVKPSFTYKDKSGEEYEMVKHVHPLPFFYGIFPVNNRVSLSFSFNLPYGLATDWPNDWPGRYDADYTSLKTFFWVPSISFKLNDKLSIAVGAQLVYADAEMEKALLTTTGDVRSKLEGDDYASGWLAALTFKPWKHTTFGLIYRSKIDLDLDGKVTYQNVPPNPQFLYNSTLLPAQFINGKGEVLLTLPATFSFGVATTIVPRWILSADLLWSGWSAYEKLTYKFEYLPYLGIEGTKVDEKNWHDRWAIRLGAEYALKPQWKLRFGYVYDPSPIDDYTRGPELPTSDRHLFNIGVGYLKGNLELDAAYTYLIMEETSTPPAGSPGNEYGNLDGQYDGDTHIFSVDVRYKF